A part of Rhodamnia argentea isolate NSW1041297 chromosome 8, ASM2092103v1, whole genome shotgun sequence genomic DNA contains:
- the LOC125316117 gene encoding pleiotropic drug resistance protein 1-like, whose amino-acid sequence MERGDIYRASNSLRATSSPMGRNHATTMDVFSRSSRDEDDEEALRWAALEKLPTFDRLRKGILTASRGGGANEVDIQDLGFHERKRLMERLVRVAEEDNEKFLLKLKNRIDRVGIDIPTIEVRFEHLNVEAEAHEGSRALPTFINFSTNILEGFLNFLHVLPSRKKHLTILQDVSGIIKPGRMTLLLGPPSSGKTTLLLALAGKLDPELKTTGRVTYNGHGLNEFVPQRTAAYISQHDLHIGEMTVRETLAFSARCQGVGSRYDMLSELLRREKAANIKPDPDVDIFMKAAATEGQEANVITDYILKILGLEICADTMVGDEMLRGISGGQRKRVTTGEMLVGPSNALFMDEISTGLDSSTTYQIVNSLKQFIHILDGTAVISLLQPAPETYDLFDDIILLSDGQIVYQGPCELVLDFFESMGFKCPARKGVADFLQEVTSRKDQHQYWVRKDEPYTFVTVREFAEAFRSFHVWRKLGAELSTPFDKSKNHPAALTTKRFGVGMKDLLKACISREYLLMKRNSFVYIFKITQLTILAFITMTLFLRTKMHRDSVTDGGLYIGALFFTVVVIMFNGMAELSITIAKLPVFYKQRDLLFYPAWAYALPLWILKIPITFVEVAVWVFITYYVIGYDPNVGRLFKQYLLLVVVNQTASGLFRLIAALGRNLIIASTFGSFALLTLFALGGVVLSREDMKKWWIWGYWTSPLMYGQNAIVINELLGSSWDKIPINSSSNEPLGIQVLKSRGFFTEAYWYWIGIGALFGFIILFNFGFSVALALLNPFGKSQPAKSHDPEGNEDVNRRGGSIQLQSEGSSHKNGSGRSSGSTPTWPETAVAADRKSEIVLPFEQHSITFNEITYSVDMPQEMKNQGVLEDKFVLLKGVSGAFRPGVLTALMGVSGAGKTTLMDVLAGRKTGGYIKGNITISGYPKNQDTFARISGYCEQNDIHSPNVTVYELLLYSAWLRLPPCVDERTRKMFIEEVMELVELNPLRQSLVGLPGVDGLSTEQRKRLTIAVELVANPSIIFMDEPTSGLDARAAAIVMRTVRNTVDTGRTVVCTIHQPSIDIFEAFDELFLMKRGGQEIYVGPLGRLSSHLINYLEGIQGVSNIKDGYNPATWMLEVTTPANELALGVDFSDLYKNSDLYRRNKALIKELSIPPPNAKDLYFSTKYSQSTFTQLMACLWKQHWSYWRNPPYTAVRFLFTVFIALMFGTMFWDLGSKTTRQQDLINAMGSMYAAVLFLGVQNASLVQPVVAVERTVFYRERAAGMYSALPYALAQVLIEVPYVLMQAISYGIIVYAMIGFEWTIAKFFWYLFFMYFTLLYFTYYGMMAVGMTPNHHIGSIVSSAFYGIWNLFSGFIVPRTRIPVWWRWYYWACPVSWTLYGLVVSQFGDLKNTLEDTEGTVEEFVRDYFGFRHDFLGVIASVILGFTLLFAFIFAISIKVLNFQRR is encoded by the exons ATGGAAAGAGGAGATATATACAGAGCGAGCAACAGCCTGCGCGCGACCAGCTCCCCAATGGGGAGGAACCATGCAACGAC GATGGACGTGTTCTCGAGGTCTTCTCGCGACGAGGACGACGAGGAAGCTCTCAGATGGGCTGCTCTCGAGAAGCTCCCCACCTTCGACCGCCTCCGGAAGGGGATCCTGACGGCTTCGCGTGGTGGCGGTGCTAACGAGGTCGACATCCAGGACCTGGGTTTTCATGAGAGGAAGAGATTGATGGAGAGGTTAGTGAGGGTGGCCGAGGAGGACAACGAGAAGTTCCTGCTGAAGCTCAAGAACCGTATTGATAG AGTTGGAATTGATATTCCTACAATTGAAGTTAGATTTGAGCATTTGAACGTGGAGGCAGAGGCTCATGAAGGAAGCAGAGCTTTGCCAACCTTCATTAATTTCTCCACTAATATTCTAGAG GGCTTCTTGAATTTTCTACACGTTCTTCCTAGTAGAAAGAAGCACTTGACTATCCTTCAAGATGTCAGCGGGATCATCAAACCTGGCAG GATGACTTTGCTTCTGGGTCCTCCTAGTTCTGGGAAGACCACGCTTTTGTTAGCTTTGGCTGGAAAGCTTGATCCTGAACTAAAG ACAACAGGAAGGGTAACTTACAATGGACATGGCCTGAATGAGTTTGTGCCCCAAAGAACAGCGGCTTACATAAGTCAACATGATCTTCACATAGGAGAAATGACAGTCAGAGAAACGTTGGCCTTCTCTGCAAGATGTCAGGGTGTTGGATCACGATACG ATATGTTGTCAGAGTTGTTGAGAAGAGAGAAAGCAGCAAATATAAAACCAGACCCTGATGTTGATATCTTCATGAAG GCAGCAGCAACAGAAGGTCAGGAGGCTAATGTTATCACTGATTACATTCTTAAG ATTTTAGGCCTGGAAATATGTGCTGATACGATGGTCGGAGATGAAATGTTGAGGGGTATTTCCGGAGGACAACGGAAGCGTGTGACCACAG GTGAGATGCTGGTTGGGCCGTCTAATGCATTGTTCATGGATGAGATATCTACTGGGCTCGATAGCTCGACGACGTACCAGATCGTCAACTCCCTGAAACAATTTATTCACATTCTTGATGGAACAGCTGTTATCTCTCTCCTCCAGCCAGCTCCAGAGACTTATGATCTGTTCGATGATATCATTCTACTATCTGATGGTCAGATTGTGTACCAGGGCCCATGTGAACTCGTCCTGGATTTCTTCGAATCAATGGGATTCAAATGCCCTGCGAGGAAGGGTGTTGCTGATTTCTTGCAGGAA GTAACATCAAGGAAAGATCAGCATCAGTATTGGGTACGTAAAGATGAGCCATACACTTTTGTCACGGTTCGGGAATTTGCGGAGGCGTTCCGGTCATTTCACGTGTGGAGAAAACTGGGGGCTGAACTTTCTACTCCATTCGATAAGAGCAAGAACCACCCTGCTGCGTTGACTACCAAAAGATTTGGTGTTGGAATGAAGGATTTGCTGAAAGCTTGCATTTCAAGGGAGTACTTGCTTATGAAAAGGAACTCCTTTGTCTACATCTTCAAGATCACTCAG CTCACGATTTTGGCGTTTATTACGATGACCCTGTTCTTACGGACGAAGATGCATCGGGATTCCGTAACTGATGGAGGACTTTATATTGGTGCCTTGTTCTTCACCGTAGTTGTGATCATGTTCAATGGAATGGCAGAGCTTTCGATAACAATAGCCAAGCTCCCAGTTTTCTACAAGCAAAGAGACCTCCTCTTCTATCCAGCATGGGCATATGCTCTTCCATTATGGATTCTGAAGATCCCCATCACATTTGTGGAGGTTGCAGTTTGGGTATTCATCACATACTATGTCATTGGATACGACCCAAATGTTGGAAG GTTGTTCAAGCAGTATCTTTTACTTGTGGTCGTTAACCAGACGGCCTCTGGATTGTTCCGACTAATCGCAGCACTTGGGAGAAATCTTATCATTGCCAGCACATTTGGGTCTTTTGCTCTGCTCACTCTCTTTGCATTGGGCGGCGTAGTTCTTTCCCGAG AGGACATGAAGAAATGGTGGATTTGGGGCTACTGGACATCTCCTTTAATGTATGGGCAGAATGCAATAGTCATTAACGAGCTTCTAGGATCGAGTTGGGATAAG ATTCCCATAAATTCAAGTTCAAACGAACCACTAGGAATTCAAGTTTTAAAGTCTCGTGGGTTCTTTACTGAAGCATACTGGTATTGGATTGGAATTGGGGCATTGTTTGGCTTCATCATCCTATTCAACTTTGGGTTTTCCGTTGCTCTTGCTCTTCTCAATC CCTTTGGCAAATCCCAGCCAGCAAAATCACATGATCCTGAGGGTAATGAGGACGTTAATAGAAGGGGAGGATCAATTCAGTTGCAATCTGAAGGCTCTAGTCACAAAAATGGATCAG GGAGGTCATCTGGGTCTACACCTACATGGCCTGAGACAGCCGTTGCCGCTGATAGGAAAAGTGAAATCGTTCTCCCTTTTGAGCAGCACTCAattactttcaatgaaataaCTTACTCCGTTGATATGCCACAG GAAATGAAGAATCAAGGTGTTCTTGAGGATAAATTTGTGCTCTTGAAAGGTGTAAGTGGCGCTTTTAGGCCAGGTGTTCTCACAGCTCTGATGGGCGTCAGCGGTGCTGGTAAAACTACTTTGATGGATGTGTTGGCTGGGAGAAAGACCGGAGGGTACATCAAGGGGAACATAACAATTTCTGGGTATCCAAAGAACCAGGATACTTTTGCTCGAATTTCCGGATATTGTGAACAGAATGACATCCATTCACCTAATGTTACTGTCTATGAATTGCTACTTTACTCGGCATGGCTGCGTTTGCCTCCTTGTGTGGATGAACGAACCAGAAAG ATGTTTATTGAGGAAGTCATGGAGCTTGTGGAGCTAAATCCACTGAGACAGTCCTTGGTCGGTTTGCCCGGTGTTGATGGTCTATCCACCGAGCAACGCAAAAGGCTGACCATTGCGGTTGAGCTAGTCGCAAACCCCTCCATCATTTTCATGGACGAACCAACCTCAGGGCTTGATGCAAGAGCTGCTGCCATTGTCATGAGAACAGTTAGAAATACGGTGGACACGGGGAGAACGGTTGTATGCACAATTCACCAACCGAGCATTGATATATTTGAAGCATTCGATGAG CTTTTCCTAATGAAACGCGGGGGACAAGAGATATATGTAGGTCCTCTGGGTCGTCTGTCTTCTCATCTTATAAATTATTTGGAG GGAATCCAAGGAGTTAGCAATATCAAAGATGGGTATAATCCAGCAACTTGGATGCTCGAAGTTACAACCCCAGCAAATGAACTCGCTTTGGGTGTCGATTTTTCTGATTTATACAAGAACTCAGATTTGTACAG GAGAAACAAGGCTTTGATTAAAGAGTTGAGCATACCTCCTCCAAATGCCAAGGATCTCTATTTCTCGACCAAGTATTCTCAGTCAACTTTCACCCAGTTAATGGCTTGCCTATGGAAGCAACATTGGTCTTACTGGCGGAATCCGCCATATACGGCTGTTCGGTTCCTCTTCACTGTCTTCATTGCCTTAATGTTTGGGACTATGTTCTGGGACCTCGGCTCTAAAAC TACCCGGCAACAAGATTTGATCAATGCGATGGGATCTATGTATGCGGCCGTTCTCTTCCTTGGGGTCCAAAATGCGTCTTTGGTGCAACCAGTTGTAGCAGTGGAGAGAACGGTTTTCTATAGAGAGCGAGCTGCAGGAATGTACTCGGCTCTCCCATACGCATTAGCACAG GTTTTGATTGAAGTTCCTTATGTTCTCATGCAAGCTATATCATATGGCATCATAGTTTATGCAATGATTGGATTCGAATGgacaattgcaaaatttttctgGTATCTGTTCTTCATGTACTTCACATTGTTGTATTTCACCTACTATGGTATGATGGCCGTGGGCATGACCCCGAACCACCACATCGGTTCCATTGTCTCTTCTGCATTCTACGGCATATGGAACCTCTTTTCGGGGTTCATCGTACCAAGGACT AGGATACCTGTCTGGTGGAGATGGTACTATTGGGCATGCCCGGTTTCCTGGACTCTATATGGATTGGTAGTCTCTCAGTTCGGCGATCTAAAGAACACACTTGAGGACACTGAGGGTACGGTtgaagaatttgtgagagaTTACTTTGGTTTCCGACATGATTTTCTGGGCGTGATCGCCTCCGTAATCTTAGGATTCACATTGCTCTTTGCATTCATTTTCGCCATTTCCATAAAGGTGCTCAATTTCCAGAGGCGGTAG